A stretch of the Archangium violaceum genome encodes the following:
- a CDS encoding tetratricopeptide repeat protein codes for MAETSEISGSLVPLARREAMILLEAGYLWLDMGQFDKAREVFAGAAVLMPRSEVPQLALGSLEFAQGRHDKALQAYRAAQRLSPNSGLPRAHVGEALLFMGKVPEAMKELKAAIELDPDGDGARLARALIDAKEAGALPPPASKK; via the coding sequence ATGGCGGAGACTTCGGAGATCTCGGGCAGCCTCGTTCCGCTCGCCAGACGTGAGGCGATGATCCTCCTGGAGGCGGGTTACCTCTGGCTCGACATGGGCCAGTTCGACAAGGCGCGTGAAGTCTTCGCGGGGGCGGCGGTGCTGATGCCCAGGAGCGAGGTGCCTCAGTTGGCGCTCGGTTCGCTCGAGTTCGCCCAGGGCCGGCATGACAAGGCGTTGCAGGCCTACCGGGCCGCCCAGCGACTCTCCCCCAACTCCGGGTTGCCACGCGCCCATGTGGGCGAGGCCCTGTTGTTCATGGGGAAGGTTCCCGAGGCCATGAAGGAGTTGAAGGCCGCCATCGAGCTGGATCCGGATGGGGATGGGGCGCGGCTGGCCCGGGCGCTCATCGACGCGAAGGAGGCGGGGGCCCTGCCACCGCCCGCGTCAAAGAAGTAG